From one Rubrobacter xylanophilus genomic stretch:
- a CDS encoding NUDIX hydrolase translates to MDGYSFCPRCGGRLESRPLKLGEPERPVCRECGFVFYLGPKLVAGAIFELDGGIVLVRRGIEPGYGRWTFPGGFVERGERAEAAAERETLEETGVRVEVEGIVGLYTYEGQVPAIAVFAARAVAGEPAPLDETLEVRSFPGGSLPWDALAFPSTEQALKDYLLR, encoded by the coding sequence ATGGACGGGTACAGTTTCTGCCCCCGGTGTGGCGGTAGGCTGGAGAGCAGACCCCTCAAGCTCGGGGAACCCGAGCGGCCGGTCTGCAGGGAATGCGGCTTTGTCTTCTACCTGGGACCGAAGCTGGTCGCGGGCGCCATCTTCGAGCTGGACGGTGGGATAGTGCTGGTCCGGCGGGGCATCGAACCTGGCTACGGCCGATGGACCTTCCCGGGGGGCTTCGTGGAGCGCGGCGAGCGAGCGGAAGCCGCGGCCGAGCGCGAGACCCTGGAGGAGACGGGGGTGCGGGTGGAGGTCGAAGGAATCGTCGGGCTCTACACCTACGAGGGACAGGTTCCGGCCATCGCCGTCTTCGCCGCCCGGGCCGTCGCCGGGGAGCCCGCGCCGCTCGACGAGACGCTGGAGGTCAGGAGCTTTCCCGGCGGGAGCTTGCCCTGGGACGCGCTGGCCTTCCCCAGCACCGAACAGGCGCTCAAGGACTACCTGCTCCGGTAG
- the pknB gene encoding Stk1 family PASTA domain-containing Ser/Thr kinase: protein MQQLVDNRYRIVRRLGSGGMADVYLAHDDVLDRDVALKVLSSQYASDAEFVERFKREAQSAAALAHPNIVSIYDRGEAEDGTYYIAMEYLPGGTLKDRILRKGPLPPKTAAAVALQIAEALKAAHQRGVVHRDIKPHNILITESGDLKVTDFGIARAASSSTMTRTGAVLGTAHYISPEQAMGEPVGPPSDLYSLGVVLYEMLTGRLPYDADTPIGIAMKHVNGHLRPPREVNPAVPAGLDAITSRLLAKDPEDRYQSADELMEDLERFLRGEDPTAAAPTAVMGRIGRDETAPTRVQPAVARERKRRRWPFIALLSLVLLALLGFGGYQLLQERAGGEATPPRIAVPDLQGMRLEEARSEHGDDFEIVEGERRDGPREAGTILEQDPPAGERLERGSEISVVVASGENEVPEVVDSPEDEARAALSEAGFEVKVEERESKESEEGLVLEQSPGGGSTAEVGSTVIITVGTGVPMVVVPDIPYGYTAEQSRQVLEQAGLRLGNVGYAPNDQVAEGGIIDQNPPPGTEVEEGSAVDIVLSSGPPQTEVPDVVGLDVNVAVQRLSQAGLGYNLIERQSRRPEGTVLATSPPAGSTVDQGTEVQVAYSVGRPEETTTRPQESAGRQGAGENRRREETQRQNPSGGPGERRPPNREEEGD, encoded by the coding sequence GTGCAGCAGCTCGTGGACAACCGCTACCGTATCGTACGGCGGCTGGGCAGCGGGGGGATGGCGGACGTCTACCTCGCCCACGACGACGTCCTGGACCGGGACGTGGCCCTGAAGGTCCTGAGCAGCCAGTACGCATCGGACGCCGAGTTCGTCGAACGCTTCAAGCGGGAGGCCCAGAGCGCGGCCGCCCTCGCCCACCCGAACATCGTCTCCATCTACGACCGGGGGGAGGCCGAGGACGGCACCTACTACATCGCCATGGAGTACCTGCCCGGCGGGACGCTGAAGGACAGGATCCTCCGCAAGGGGCCCCTCCCGCCGAAGACGGCGGCCGCGGTGGCCCTGCAGATAGCCGAGGCGCTGAAGGCCGCCCACCAGCGCGGCGTCGTCCACCGGGACATAAAGCCGCACAACATCCTGATCACCGAGTCCGGTGACCTGAAGGTCACGGACTTCGGGATCGCCCGGGCGGCCTCCTCCTCGACGATGACCCGGACCGGAGCGGTGCTCGGCACAGCCCACTACATCTCGCCCGAGCAGGCGATGGGCGAGCCGGTGGGCCCGCCGAGCGACCTCTATTCTTTAGGGGTGGTGCTCTACGAGATGCTCACCGGACGGCTCCCCTACGATGCCGACACCCCCATAGGCATCGCCATGAAGCACGTCAACGGCCACCTGCGGCCGCCGAGGGAGGTGAACCCGGCCGTGCCGGCCGGGCTCGACGCCATAACGAGTCGCCTTCTCGCCAAGGACCCAGAGGACCGCTACCAGAGCGCCGACGAGCTCATGGAGGACCTGGAGCGCTTTTTGCGGGGGGAGGATCCGACGGCGGCCGCCCCGACGGCGGTGATGGGCCGGATCGGGCGGGACGAGACCGCCCCGACCCGCGTCCAGCCCGCCGTGGCCCGGGAGAGAAAGCGGCGGCGCTGGCCGTTCATCGCCCTGCTCTCGCTGGTGCTGCTCGCGCTGCTCGGGTTCGGCGGCTACCAGCTGCTGCAGGAGCGGGCGGGCGGCGAAGCCACCCCGCCGAGAATAGCGGTCCCCGACCTCCAGGGGATGCGCCTGGAGGAGGCCAGGTCTGAGCACGGGGACGACTTCGAGATCGTCGAGGGGGAGCGGCGCGACGGTCCCCGGGAAGCCGGGACCATCCTGGAGCAGGATCCCCCGGCCGGGGAACGGCTGGAGCGGGGCTCGGAGATCTCCGTGGTCGTGGCCAGCGGAGAGAACGAGGTCCCCGAGGTGGTGGACAGCCCCGAAGACGAGGCCCGAGCCGCGCTCTCGGAGGCCGGCTTCGAGGTGAAGGTCGAGGAGCGCGAGAGCAAGGAGAGCGAGGAAGGCCTCGTACTCGAGCAGAGCCCCGGGGGAGGCAGCACCGCGGAGGTGGGTTCCACCGTGATCATCACGGTCGGCACCGGGGTCCCCATGGTGGTGGTGCCGGACATCCCCTACGGATACACCGCCGAGCAGTCCAGACAGGTGCTGGAACAGGCTGGCCTCAGGCTCGGCAACGTCGGCTATGCCCCGAACGACCAGGTCGCCGAGGGCGGCATCATTGACCAGAACCCGCCGCCGGGCACCGAGGTGGAGGAGGGCAGCGCGGTGGACATCGTGCTCAGCTCCGGCCCGCCACAGACCGAGGTGCCGGACGTGGTCGGCCTCGACGTGAACGTGGCGGTGCAGCGGCTGAGCCAGGCGGGGCTGGGATACAACTTGATAGAACGCCAGAGCCGCAGGCCGGAAGGAACGGTGCTCGCCACGAGCCCGCCCGCGGGCTCCACGGTGGATCAGGGGACCGAGGTGCAGGTGGCCTACAGCGTCGGTCGGCCGGAGGAGACCACAACCCGGCCTCAGGAGAGCGCCGGCAGACAGGGAGCGGGCGAGAACCGCCGGCGCGAGGAGACCCAGCGGCAGAACCCCTCGGGAGGTCCGGGCGAACGCCGGCCGCCGAACCGGGAGGAAGAAGGCGACTGA
- a CDS encoding succinate dehydrogenase: MASISAAWKRLPWWVEPMTVAAVLVIFGVYSFTVILLYDGEYQEYLSPFYSPQVGLPEWVPGFITAPMFVLWIPLGFRATCYYYRKAYYRAFFWDPPACLAGAQKREPRRAENYRGERALFVLNNVHRYFLYGSWVILAFLWYDTALTFFPPDGGFQVKVGSLLWLANVVLLSMYSFSCHSMRHVVGGNKDCYTCIRGGNARRRLYNAVSRQNAHHPTWAWLSLFSVLFTDIYLRLIAAGVIPDLTIIG, translated from the coding sequence TTGGCCAGTATTTCTGCCGCATGGAAGAGGTTGCCGTGGTGGGTCGAGCCGATGACCGTCGCCGCCGTACTAGTCATCTTCGGCGTCTATTCGTTCACGGTCATCCTGCTCTACGACGGTGAGTACCAGGAGTATCTCTCGCCGTTCTACTCGCCGCAGGTGGGGCTGCCGGAGTGGGTGCCGGGCTTTATCACGGCGCCGATGTTCGTGCTGTGGATACCGCTGGGGTTCCGGGCCACGTGCTATTACTACCGCAAGGCCTACTACCGGGCCTTCTTCTGGGATCCTCCGGCGTGTCTGGCCGGAGCGCAGAAGAGGGAGCCGCGGAGAGCCGAGAACTACCGGGGCGAGCGGGCGCTCTTCGTACTCAACAACGTCCACCGGTACTTTCTGTACGGTTCGTGGGTGATCCTGGCGTTTCTCTGGTACGACACGGCGCTCACCTTCTTCCCGCCGGACGGTGGATTTCAGGTAAAGGTGGGTTCGCTGTTGTGGCTGGCCAACGTGGTGCTGCTCTCCATGTACAGTTTCTCTTGCCACTCCATGCGGCACGTGGTTGGCGGCAACAAGGACTGCTACACCTGCATCCGGGGCGGAAATGCGCGGCGGAGGCTGTACAATGCGGTGAGCCGCCAGAACGCCCACCATCCGACGTGGGCCTGGCTCAGCCTCTTCTCCGTTCTCTTCACGGATATATACTTGAGGCTCATAGCGGCAGGCGTTATCCCCGACCTCACGATCATAGGGTAG
- a CDS encoding MBL fold metallo-hydrolase, whose translation MSDITPDGGDVRDTQKKPPPQGPPENLPEEFLRRRLGRMDTRRALAELCKSVPGLEEALLPPGIQADALTRRSGSSQMLRSVARRIKQDAAAWSAFRTAVVEQIPPETSEAVGRLSDENLDELREAHTTEGLLLAALVSEEGVEPGLLETLVKRWEEENRQEEKRAHQDAKVKELESRLEELKKDNERLSFASRVANERAESLAEEVRLLTGERESASARVREAEERARAALSVRERLDERISELERRGAQLERALESERQAYARAAERLEELHAEFERVVAERDQIRDALQHARFTDEGFGELLVRAIKNEVEALPDTLEATAHTARLLEFMSRVLQAHADLRGDRGGTSPSAREEEGEESETGSRAGRPEPAAKSEVLRPVRVKSRPTLAFRALGGAGEVGGSSHLLDFGSTRVLVDAGIKPDGRGQLAPDFEGLGRLDGAIITHAHLDHCGALPLLVRNRPDLPIYCTPPSAKLIISALNDHAAMGGGVPGGAPIHEVKRRLVPVPFGKPFEVGGATVTLTESGHILGAASVLLKSNSAMVFHTGDICMEDHFSIPSARLPEVSGIDLLIMEATLADQRPQPFNESIKKMVRVINETTLDRGGTVLIPTYALGQAQEIILGLKYFGREHGLERDVFIYVDGSVVTTSERLYAEQLRYMKPYLQHTDPRELFFGENIRAVANDDRARERILANPCAIIASPVTMQGGASAFYRRRLEGSERNAVILPSNAASSYGTHRAVGEGSSWRVERVSFAAHCTQEELLGITEKLSPRQIILIHGSRRRISDLAFRLAPKHKIHTPEVGETVRTVL comes from the coding sequence ATGTCAGATATCACACCCGACGGTGGAGACGTTAGAGACACACAAAAGAAGCCCCCGCCGCAGGGGCCCCCGGAGAACCTGCCCGAGGAGTTTTTGCGGCGGCGGCTCGGCAGGATGGACACCCGCAGGGCGCTTGCGGAGCTGTGCAAGAGCGTACCGGGTTTGGAGGAGGCATTGCTCCCCCCCGGCATTCAGGCTGACGCTCTAACCCGTCGTTCCGGGAGCTCCCAGATGCTTCGCAGCGTCGCGCGCAGGATAAAGCAGGACGCCGCGGCATGGAGCGCCTTCAGGACGGCGGTGGTGGAGCAGATCCCACCGGAGACCTCTGAGGCGGTGGGGCGGCTCTCCGATGAGAACCTCGACGAGCTGCGCGAGGCCCACACCACGGAGGGTCTGCTGCTGGCCGCGCTCGTCTCGGAGGAAGGGGTGGAGCCCGGCCTTCTGGAGACGCTGGTGAAGCGCTGGGAGGAGGAGAACCGGCAGGAGGAGAAGAGGGCCCACCAGGACGCTAAAGTAAAAGAGCTCGAATCCCGGCTGGAGGAGCTCAAGAAGGACAACGAGCGTCTCTCCTTCGCCTCCCGGGTAGCCAACGAGCGGGCCGAGTCTCTCGCCGAGGAGGTGCGGCTGCTGACCGGCGAGCGGGAGAGCGCTTCGGCCAGGGTCAGGGAGGCCGAGGAGCGGGCCCGGGCCGCGTTGAGCGTCCGGGAGCGGCTCGATGAGAGGATCTCCGAGCTCGAGCGGCGGGGGGCCCAGCTGGAGCGGGCTCTCGAGAGCGAGCGGCAGGCCTACGCCCGAGCCGCCGAACGCCTGGAGGAGCTGCACGCCGAGTTCGAGCGGGTGGTGGCGGAGAGGGATCAGATCCGTGACGCGCTCCAGCATGCCCGGTTCACCGACGAAGGTTTCGGCGAGCTGCTGGTGCGGGCCATCAAGAACGAGGTCGAGGCCCTGCCGGATACTCTGGAGGCTACCGCTCACACCGCGCGGCTTTTGGAGTTCATGAGCAGAGTGCTCCAGGCCCACGCAGATCTGCGCGGGGACAGGGGGGGCACCTCTCCTTCCGCGCGCGAGGAGGAGGGCGAAGAATCGGAAACAGGCTCCCGGGCGGGCCGGCCGGAGCCAGCGGCAAAGAGCGAAGTCCTGCGGCCCGTCCGGGTGAAGTCACGGCCGACGCTGGCGTTCAGGGCGCTCGGCGGGGCCGGAGAGGTCGGCGGCAGCAGCCACCTCCTGGACTTCGGAAGCACCCGCGTCCTGGTGGACGCCGGCATAAAGCCTGACGGCCGGGGACAGCTGGCGCCGGACTTCGAGGGGCTCGGTCGTCTGGACGGAGCGATCATCACCCACGCCCACCTGGACCACTGCGGGGCTCTGCCGCTGCTGGTCAGGAACCGTCCCGACCTCCCGATCTACTGCACACCGCCCTCCGCGAAGCTCATCATCAGCGCCCTCAACGACCACGCGGCGATGGGCGGCGGGGTTCCGGGCGGCGCCCCGATACACGAGGTGAAAAGGCGGCTCGTGCCCGTTCCCTTCGGCAAGCCCTTCGAGGTGGGCGGCGCGACGGTGACCCTCACCGAGAGCGGGCACATCCTGGGCGCGGCCAGCGTGCTCCTCAAGAGCAACTCGGCGATGGTCTTCCACACCGGGGACATCTGCATGGAGGACCACTTCTCCATCCCCTCGGCCCGGTTGCCGGAGGTCAGCGGCATAGATCTGCTCATCATGGAGGCCACGCTCGCCGACCAGCGCCCCCAGCCGTTCAACGAGTCGATAAAGAAGATGGTGCGGGTCATAAACGAGACCACCCTCGACCGGGGCGGGACGGTCCTGATCCCGACTTACGCGCTGGGGCAGGCGCAGGAGATAATCCTCGGCCTGAAATACTTCGGCAGGGAACACGGACTGGAGCGCGACGTGTTCATCTACGTGGACGGCTCGGTGGTCACCACCTCCGAGCGCCTCTACGCCGAGCAGCTGCGCTACATGAAGCCCTACCTGCAGCACACCGACCCGCGGGAGCTGTTCTTCGGCGAGAACATCCGGGCCGTCGCCAACGACGACCGGGCGCGGGAGCGGATCCTGGCGAACCCCTGCGCGATAATCGCCTCACCGGTCACCATGCAGGGTGGGGCGAGCGCCTTCTACCGCCGGAGGCTGGAGGGGAGCGAGCGTAACGCGGTCATCCTCCCGTCCAACGCCGCCTCTTCCTACGGCACCCACCGGGCCGTCGGCGAGGGCAGCAGCTGGCGGGTGGAGCGGGTGAGTTTCGCCGCCCACTGCACCCAGGAGGAACTTTTGGGGATCACGGAGAAGCTCTCGCCGCGCCAGATCATCCTGATCCACGGCTCCAGGCGCCGCATCAGCGACCTGGCCTTCCGGCTGGCGCCGAAGCACAAGATCCACACCCCAGAGGTGGGCGAGACGGTGCGCACGGTACTCTAG
- a CDS encoding FAD-dependent oxidoreductase, protein MAVETNGRREDYEVREHDVLVIGAGGAGLRAAIAAAQRGLSVGVVTKSLLGKAHTVMAEGGIAAALGNVDPDDSWEQHFVDTMKSGKFLNNWRKVEIYAKEAPAGVIELEQWGALFNRTPEGKISQRPFGGHTYRRLAHVGDRTGLEMIRTLQEKLLATEAEVYMETTVTKLFKDERGRISGALAYTRESGRFVFFKVKAVIMATGGWGRIYKVTSNSWEGTGDGVILAYDAGAELVDMEMVQFHPTGMVWPPGVRGILVTEGVRGEGGILRNANGERFMERYDPERKELSTRDVVARANYTEVQEGRGSPHGGVYLDITHLGREKILKKLPTMYEQFLKLADVDITREPMEVFPTVHYNMGGIKVEPESCASTTVPGLFAAGEVAGGLHGANRLGGNSLGDLLVFGRRAGDGAADYIEQSVHAAGVPDEEIQAEIQRVLEPLERPAREGDESPYLLQEELQEAMMEHANLMRDEDSLLKGLEKVLSIKRRLSNVKVGGTRMFNPGWHTAQDVRYLTQISEIIIRCALERREKRGAQWRLDCDELVEEYGKINFVVKKTEQGEVGIERREIPPLPEHLAALFKEEKAKV, encoded by the coding sequence GTGGCAGTGGAGACCAACGGCAGGCGCGAGGACTACGAGGTCCGCGAGCACGATGTGCTGGTCATCGGGGCAGGCGGCGCGGGCCTGAGGGCCGCGATAGCCGCGGCGCAGCGGGGCTTGTCCGTGGGGGTCGTCACCAAGAGCCTTCTAGGGAAGGCCCACACCGTCATGGCGGAGGGAGGGATCGCCGCGGCGCTCGGCAACGTGGATCCCGACGACAGCTGGGAGCAGCACTTCGTCGACACGATGAAGAGCGGCAAGTTCCTCAACAACTGGCGGAAGGTCGAGATCTACGCCAAAGAGGCTCCGGCGGGGGTCATAGAGCTGGAGCAGTGGGGGGCGCTCTTCAACCGGACGCCGGAGGGTAAGATCTCGCAGAGGCCCTTCGGGGGGCACACCTACCGGCGGCTCGCGCACGTCGGCGACCGCACGGGGCTGGAGATGATCCGGACCCTGCAGGAGAAGCTGCTCGCCACCGAGGCCGAGGTCTACATGGAGACCACGGTGACCAAGCTCTTCAAGGACGAGCGGGGGCGTATCTCCGGCGCTCTGGCCTACACCCGCGAGTCGGGCAGGTTCGTGTTCTTCAAGGTCAAGGCCGTCATCATGGCCACCGGGGGCTGGGGGCGCATCTACAAGGTCACCTCCAACTCCTGGGAGGGCACCGGGGACGGCGTGATCCTGGCCTACGACGCCGGGGCGGAGCTGGTGGACATGGAGATGGTCCAGTTCCACCCGACGGGGATGGTCTGGCCGCCTGGGGTCCGGGGTATCCTGGTCACCGAGGGCGTCCGGGGAGAGGGGGGCATCCTGCGCAACGCCAACGGCGAGCGCTTCATGGAGCGCTACGACCCCGAGCGGAAGGAGCTCTCCACCCGGGACGTCGTGGCGCGGGCCAACTACACCGAGGTGCAGGAGGGGAGGGGATCGCCGCACGGGGGCGTCTACCTGGACATCACCCACCTCGGGCGCGAGAAGATCCTCAAAAAGCTGCCCACCATGTACGAGCAGTTCCTGAAGCTCGCCGACGTGGACATCACCAGGGAGCCCATGGAGGTCTTCCCGACCGTCCACTACAACATGGGCGGGATAAAGGTGGAGCCCGAGAGCTGCGCCAGCACCACGGTGCCGGGGCTGTTCGCCGCCGGAGAGGTGGCTGGCGGTCTGCACGGTGCCAACCGGCTCGGCGGGAACTCGCTCGGGGACCTTCTGGTCTTCGGCCGGCGCGCCGGGGATGGGGCTGCGGACTACATTGAGCAGAGCGTGCACGCCGCGGGCGTCCCGGACGAGGAGATACAGGCGGAGATCCAGCGCGTCCTCGAGCCGCTGGAGAGGCCAGCCCGCGAGGGCGACGAGAGCCCCTACCTGCTGCAGGAGGAGCTGCAGGAGGCCATGATGGAGCACGCCAACCTGATGCGCGACGAGGACTCGCTCCTGAAGGGGCTCGAGAAGGTGCTCTCCATCAAGCGGCGCCTCTCCAACGTAAAGGTGGGGGGCACCCGGATGTTCAACCCGGGGTGGCACACGGCGCAGGACGTGCGCTACCTGACCCAGATCTCCGAGATCATCATCCGCTGTGCGCTCGAGCGCAGGGAGAAGCGGGGCGCCCAGTGGCGGCTCGACTGCGACGAGCTCGTCGAGGAGTACGGCAAGATCAACTTCGTCGTCAAGAAGACCGAGCAGGGTGAGGTCGGCATCGAGCGGCGGGAGATACCGCCGCTGCCGGAGCACCTGGCTGCGCTGTTCAAGGAGGAGAAGGCCAAGGTATGA
- a CDS encoding flavoprotein has translation MGEKGSGRVLVAVTGGIAAYKIPGVIRRLREAGYEVEVAATPSALRFIPEETLAVAAGRRVHTDETWWEESGRIEHITLARWADLVLVAPATADALARAAIGLGDDLVSATILAGARRVLWAPAMNPEMWQNPATARNVETLKGWGHRFVGPEEGAMASTEEEPGLGRLAGEEAIVAAVRKTLAEDPPP, from the coding sequence GTGGGAGAGAAGGGCAGCGGAAGGGTCCTGGTCGCCGTGACCGGCGGCATCGCCGCCTACAAGATCCCCGGCGTCATCCGGCGGCTGCGGGAGGCCGGCTACGAGGTCGAGGTCGCCGCCACCCCCTCCGCCCTGCGGTTCATCCCGGAGGAGACCCTCGCGGTCGCCGCCGGGCGCAGGGTACACACCGACGAGACATGGTGGGAGGAGTCGGGCAGGATAGAGCACATAACCCTGGCCCGCTGGGCGGATCTCGTCCTCGTGGCCCCCGCCACGGCCGACGCCCTGGCCCGGGCGGCCATCGGGCTCGGCGACGACCTGGTCTCCGCCACCATCCTGGCCGGCGCCCGCAGGGTGCTCTGGGCTCCGGCCATGAACCCGGAGATGTGGCAGAACCCCGCCACGGCCCGCAACGTCGAGACGCTCAAGGGATGGGGACACCGCTTCGTCGGGCCGGAGGAGGGAGCCATGGCCTCCACCGAAGAAGAGCCCGGGCTCGGGAGGCTCGCCGGGGAGGAGGCGATCGTCGCGGCCGTCCGGAAGACGCTCGCCGAAGACCCGCCCCCCTAG
- a CDS encoding SDR family NAD(P)-dependent oxidoreductase has product MERKLAGRVAVVTGASSGIGAATARELARRGATVVLAARDEGRLEELRREIEAAGGRALPVRTDVAMRDSVRRMVEQAVGKFGRIDILVNNAGLGLSGRIAEVRPEDLRYVFEVNVIGALNCIQEALPHMRPGGRIINVSSVIGKRSIPMVGAYCATKAAMNALSDALRVEVAGAGITVTSVYPGTTRTAFRENSRRTGGEKRGWRPKGVPPERVAEKIARAAERGPRDVYVRPLDRLFVGAVTLLPGLADRVLRSWAKG; this is encoded by the coding sequence ATGGAGCGGAAGCTGGCGGGGAGGGTCGCCGTGGTGACCGGCGCCTCCAGCGGGATCGGGGCGGCCACCGCGCGGGAGTTGGCCCGCAGGGGGGCGACGGTGGTGCTCGCCGCCCGGGACGAGGGGCGCCTGGAGGAGCTGCGTCGGGAGATAGAGGCGGCGGGAGGCCGGGCGTTGCCGGTGAGGACCGACGTGGCGATGCGGGACTCGGTGCGGCGGATGGTGGAGCAAGCGGTGGGGAAGTTCGGTCGGATAGACATCCTCGTCAACAACGCCGGGCTCGGCCTCTCCGGGAGGATCGCCGAGGTGCGCCCCGAGGATCTCCGCTACGTCTTCGAGGTCAACGTGATCGGGGCGCTCAACTGCATCCAGGAGGCGCTGCCGCACATGAGGCCGGGGGGCAGGATCATCAACGTCTCCTCGGTGATCGGGAAGCGTTCCATCCCGATGGTCGGGGCCTACTGCGCGACGAAAGCCGCCATGAACGCCCTCTCGGATGCCCTGCGGGTCGAGGTCGCGGGGGCGGGGATCACCGTCACCAGCGTCTACCCGGGGACTACCCGCACCGCCTTCCGGGAGAACTCGCGGAGGACCGGCGGCGAGAAGCGCGGCTGGAGGCCGAAGGGCGTCCCTCCGGAGAGGGTGGCCGAGAAGATAGCCCGGGCCGCCGAGCGGGGGCCGCGCGACGTCTACGTGCGGCCGCTGGACAGGCTGTTCGTGGGGGCGGTCACGCTGCTGCCCGGGTTGGCGGACCGGGTGCTGCGGAGCTGGGCGAAAGGGTAG
- a CDS encoding succinate dehydrogenase/fumarate reductase iron-sulfur subunit codes for MSDGNVTSRAHAPVGEEELGGTGRTAKLKIFRGDASGGEEVEYEIPLVEGMVVLDAVLYIQAHHANDLAVRWNCKAAHCGSCSAEINGIPRLMCKTRVEEFEGKEIHVGPMRAFPVIKDLVSDVSWNYEVSSRITPFTTSQKAPFTMYEEDVERLYEPKKCIECFMCQDVCHVLRTHHKHPEFAGPRFFVRNQWLEMHPLDEADRLGDLKEKNGIGYCNITKCCTEVCPVGIKITDNSIIPLKERVADEYYDPARWLMRKIQGRRNGRR; via the coding sequence ATGAGCGACGGCAACGTTACCTCCAGGGCCCACGCGCCGGTCGGCGAGGAGGAGCTCGGGGGGACCGGAAGGACGGCTAAGCTCAAGATCTTCCGCGGGGACGCAAGCGGCGGCGAGGAGGTGGAGTACGAGATACCCCTGGTGGAGGGGATGGTTGTACTCGACGCCGTCCTCTACATCCAGGCCCACCACGCGAACGATCTGGCGGTGCGCTGGAACTGCAAGGCGGCGCACTGCGGCTCGTGCAGCGCCGAGATAAACGGCATCCCGCGCCTGATGTGCAAGACGCGGGTCGAGGAGTTCGAGGGGAAGGAGATCCACGTCGGCCCCATGCGGGCCTTCCCGGTGATCAAGGACCTCGTCTCCGACGTCTCCTGGAACTACGAGGTCTCGAGCAGGATCACGCCGTTCACCACGAGCCAGAAGGCGCCCTTCACGATGTACGAGGAGGACGTGGAGCGCCTCTACGAACCGAAGAAGTGCATCGAGTGCTTCATGTGCCAGGACGTCTGCCACGTGCTGCGCACCCATCACAAGCACCCGGAGTTCGCCGGGCCGCGCTTCTTCGTGCGCAACCAGTGGCTGGAGATGCACCCGCTGGACGAGGCCGACCGTCTGGGTGATCTCAAGGAGAAGAACGGCATCGGCTACTGCAACATCACCAAGTGCTGCACCGAGGTGTGCCCGGTGGGGATCAAGATCACCGACAACTCCATCATCCCGCTGAAGGAGCGGGTCGCCGACGAGTACTACGACCCGGCCCGCTGGTTGATGCGCAAGATCCAGGGCCGCAGGAACGGTCGTCGCTAG
- a CDS encoding RDD family protein, which yields MTTHAAGSAAAPQIHVTGRRILATLVDGLLIAALFFVVALLSGDASATGSGVSAATGPVGTLLMLALVFLYYTLLEGYLGQTVGKMLLGIRVIRESDGGRPGPRAAFIRTLLRLVDGFLWYLVAFVTVLISDKNQRLGDMAAHTLVVRA from the coding sequence GTGACCACCCACGCTGCGGGATCCGCGGCCGCGCCGCAGATCCACGTGACCGGCCGGAGGATCCTGGCCACCCTCGTCGACGGCCTGCTGATTGCGGCTCTCTTCTTCGTCGTGGCCCTGCTCTCGGGCGACGCCTCGGCCACGGGCTCGGGTGTCAGCGCGGCGACGGGACCGGTCGGCACCCTGCTGATGCTGGCGCTGGTCTTCCTGTACTATACACTGCTGGAGGGCTACTTGGGACAGACGGTGGGCAAGATGCTCCTCGGGATCCGGGTGATCCGGGAGAGCGACGGAGGGCGCCCGGGACCGCGGGCCGCGTTCATCCGCACTCTACTCCGGCTGGTGGACGGGTTCCTGTGGTATCTGGTGGCCTTCGTCACCGTCCTGATCTCGGACAAGAACCAGCGCCTCGGCGACATGGCGGCCCATACCCTGGTGGTGCGGGCCTGA